In Mariluticola halotolerans, one DNA window encodes the following:
- a CDS encoding secondary thiamine-phosphate synthase enzyme YjbQ → MRHEQALQRISTTGQGLYEFTRQVAGFVEKTGARTGLLTLFCRHTSCSLLIQENADPDVCTDMNAFFARMVPEGMDWIVHTAEGPDDMPAHIKTALTQTSISIPVADGQMVLGTWQGIYLFEHRRAPHERQVVLHFSGA, encoded by the coding sequence ATGCGGCATGAACAGGCACTTCAGCGCATTTCAACAACTGGCCAGGGCCTTTACGAGTTCACCCGGCAGGTTGCCGGTTTCGTCGAGAAGACGGGCGCGCGCACCGGACTTTTGACGCTGTTTTGTCGGCATACCTCATGTTCATTACTCATCCAGGAAAACGCAGATCCTGACGTATGTACTGATATGAACGCCTTTTTTGCCCGAATGGTTCCCGAAGGCATGGACTGGATCGTGCACACGGCTGAGGGGCCGGACGATATGCCGGCCCATATCAAGACGGCCCTGACGCAAACCTCGATCAGTATTCCTGTCGCTGACGGACAGATGGTTTTGGGGACCTGGCAGGGCATTTATCTTTTTGAGCATCGCCGCGCGCCGCATGAGCGGCAGGTGGTGCTGCATTTTTCGGGAGCCTAA
- a CDS encoding ankyrin repeat domain-containing protein, protein MTGLIRLVLMLTAITALGACQSRRGNDPIISAVALNDTAKVTAYLAEGGNPQAKSKEGDPLLYIASGPRGGVAVARLLIEAGANIEGQSADGRKILQNAASWCDIEMVALLVEAGANVNAAGADGTRPLDAVCKSPQDRREKVIEMLLAAGGLRG, encoded by the coding sequence ATGACAGGATTGATCAGACTTGTGCTGATGCTGACGGCCATTACGGCGCTGGGGGCCTGTCAGTCCCGACGCGGCAATGATCCGATTATCTCGGCTGTTGCGCTTAATGATACGGCCAAGGTGACGGCCTATCTGGCTGAGGGGGGTAACCCGCAAGCCAAGAGCAAGGAGGGTGATCCCTTGCTCTATATCGCCTCGGGGCCGCGCGGGGGCGTTGCCGTGGCGCGATTGCTGATCGAGGCGGGGGCAAATATTGAAGGGCAGTCTGCGGACGGGCGGAAGATCCTGCAAAACGCGGCGAGCTGGTGCGATATCGAGATGGTGGCTTTGCTGGTGGAGGCGGGGGCGAATGTGAATGCGGCCGGGGCCGATGGCACACGTCCGCTTGACGCGGTATGCAAAAGCCCACAAGACAGGCGCGAGAAGGTAATCGAGATGTTGCTCGCTGCCGGGGGCTTGAGGGGATAA
- a CDS encoding sulfite exporter TauE/SafE family protein has protein sequence MNDLMNYVPLVLGLLAAGAFAGLIAGLLGVGGGIVMVPAMAIAFQVMGYDPAVFHHVAVGTSLAVIIATGANSARAHHARGAVMFDVLKLWGPFIVAASLLGGLMARFYSGDVLRIIFGAVALFLALNIVLPIQKKLMSRLKDSALTHRIMATLIGYVSALMGIGGGSLSVPTLSAFGNPMHKAVGTSAALGVLLAVPATIGFAISGLGIAGRPPLSLGYINIPALLLIGVVAMLVAPLGAALAHRLDQKQLKLAFGVFLAIVGLKMIVQAITG, from the coding sequence ATGAATGATCTGATGAATTATGTGCCGCTGGTTCTTGGCCTGCTGGCAGCAGGGGCCTTTGCGGGGCTGATTGCGGGATTACTGGGTGTTGGCGGTGGCATCGTCATGGTGCCGGCAATGGCGATTGCCTTTCAGGTGATGGGCTATGATCCTGCGGTTTTTCATCATGTCGCGGTGGGCACCTCGCTGGCGGTTATCATTGCAACCGGCGCCAATAGTGCACGTGCGCATCATGCGCGCGGGGCGGTGATGTTTGATGTGCTCAAGCTCTGGGGGCCGTTTATCGTTGCTGCATCGCTGCTGGGTGGGCTGATGGCGCGGTTTTATTCGGGCGATGTGCTGCGGATTATTTTTGGTGCGGTGGCGCTGTTTCTGGCGCTCAATATCGTGCTGCCGATACAGAAAAAGCTGATGTCGCGCTTGAAGGATTCGGCGCTGACCCACCGGATCATGGCGACGTTGATCGGCTATGTTTCCGCGTTGATGGGGATTGGCGGCGGCTCATTGAGCGTGCCCACCTTATCCGCTTTTGGCAATCCCATGCACAAGGCTGTGGGCACGAGCGCGGCGCTGGGTGTGCTGCTGGCGGTGCCCGCGACGATTGGTTTCGCCATTTCGGGGTTGGGTATCGCGGGCAGGCCACCGCTCAGCCTTGGCTATATCAATATTCCGGCATTGTTGCTGATTGGGGTTGTGGCGATGCTGGTGGCCCCTTTGGGGGCGGCGCTGGCGCACCGGCTGGACCAGAAACAGCTCAAACTGGCGTTCGGGGTGTTTCTGGCGATTGTCGGCCTCAAGATGATTGTACAGGCAATCACCGGATAG
- a CDS encoding SIMPL domain-containing protein, with product MHPFFKALPVLLVLALPATALAENKVTPGMIEIQGTGEVAAAPDMAFVSSGVTTQADTAREALNANTAAMAELIKVLEEAGIEAKDIQTSNFSVQPQYVYSDKRNENGYTSPPKIAGYQVSNAVTVRVRKLDTLGAVLDKAVTVGANTIDGIRFSVSDTDALYEKARKDAIADAKAKAELYTEAAGVGLGRILQISENNGFTPQPMMMREKAMMASDAAPVPMQGGEVNYNVSVSVRWELDQ from the coding sequence ATGCATCCGTTTTTCAAGGCCCTGCCCGTTTTGCTGGTGCTTGCCCTGCCCGCCACAGCCCTCGCAGAGAACAAGGTCACCCCGGGCATGATCGAAATTCAGGGCACAGGCGAAGTCGCCGCCGCCCCCGACATGGCCTTTGTCTCCTCCGGCGTCACCACCCAGGCCGACACAGCCCGCGAGGCGCTCAACGCCAATACCGCCGCCATGGCCGAACTAATCAAGGTGCTTGAGGAAGCCGGCATTGAGGCCAAGGACATCCAGACATCGAATTTCTCGGTGCAGCCGCAATATGTCTATTCCGACAAGCGCAATGAAAACGGCTACACCAGCCCGCCCAAGATCGCCGGCTATCAGGTCTCCAACGCGGTGACAGTGCGCGTGCGCAAGCTCGATACACTCGGTGCCGTGCTCGACAAGGCCGTAACGGTCGGTGCGAACACGATTGATGGCATTCGTTTCTCGGTCAGCGATACAGACGCGCTCTACGAAAAAGCCCGCAAGGACGCCATCGCCGACGCCAAGGCCAAGGCCGAACTCTATACTGAAGCCGCAGGCGTTGGCCTCGGTCGCATCCTGCAGATTTCAGAAAATAACGGCTTCACCCCGCAGCCGATGATGATGCGCGAGAAAGCCATGATGGCGTCAGACGCAGCACCGGTGCCCATGCAGGGAGGCGAAGTCAATTACAACGTCTCGGTTTCCGTTCGCTGGGAACTCGATCAGTAA
- a CDS encoding fumarylacetoacetate hydrolase family protein, which translates to MASPAIVPDKGVFLGRAQLPGYVYPRLVTLRDGVVTDITTRAAPTARDICEMDDPARYVAQAEGAAVGNVDDIIANSWAAERDTNKPYLLSPIDLQAVKASGVTFVVSLLERVIEEQAKGDKSKADLLRADILGLIGTDLSELVPGSDTAMEVKKTLIERGVWSQYLEVGIGPDAEIFTKGQPMSSVGYGADVGLHPISTWNNPEPEVVLVVSSAGTIVGATLGNDVNLRDVEGRSALLLGKAKDNNASASMGPFVRLFDGDFTLETVKQAELEMKVVGEDGFEMAGASSMNQISRTPESLVAATLGDHHQYPDGLVLYLGTMFAPVQDRDGEGKGFTHKMGDVVSISTPELGTLQNRVRLSTECPPWTYGASHLLRDLAKGGLL; encoded by the coding sequence ATGGCGAGCCCCGCAATCGTGCCGGACAAGGGTGTATTTCTGGGCCGGGCACAGCTACCTGGTTACGTTTATCCCCGGCTTGTGACGCTGCGTGACGGGGTGGTGACGGACATCACCACAAGAGCTGCGCCAACGGCGCGCGATATTTGCGAGATGGACGACCCGGCGCGCTATGTGGCGCAGGCTGAGGGCGCGGCAGTGGGCAATGTCGATGACATTATCGCCAATAGCTGGGCTGCCGAACGGGATACGAACAAGCCATATTTGCTGTCGCCGATCGATTTGCAGGCGGTGAAGGCTTCCGGGGTGACCTTTGTTGTCAGCTTGCTGGAGCGGGTGATTGAAGAGCAGGCAAAGGGCGACAAGTCCAAGGCGGACCTGTTGCGCGCCGATATTCTGGGGCTGATCGGCACGGACCTCTCGGAGCTGGTGCCCGGATCTGACACGGCGATGGAAGTGAAAAAGACGCTGATCGAGCGCGGTGTCTGGTCGCAATATCTTGAGGTCGGGATTGGCCCGGATGCGGAGATTTTCACCAAAGGGCAGCCCATGTCCTCGGTGGGATATGGCGCTGATGTGGGCTTGCATCCGATTTCGACCTGGAACAATCCCGAGCCGGAGGTTGTGCTGGTTGTTTCCTCTGCGGGGACGATTGTGGGCGCGACGCTGGGCAATGATGTGAACTTGCGCGACGTGGAAGGCCGTTCGGCGCTGTTGCTGGGCAAGGCGAAGGACAATAACGCGTCCGCATCCATGGGGCCGTTCGTGCGCCTGTTCGATGGCGATTTTACGCTGGAGACGGTGAAGCAGGCCGAGCTTGAAATGAAGGTTGTCGGCGAGGACGGGTTTGAGATGGCCGGTGCCAGCTCGATGAACCAGATTTCGCGCACGCCGGAATCGCTGGTGGCGGCGACCCTTGGCGATCATCATCAATATCCCGACGGGCTGGTGCTTTATCTTGGCACCATGTTTGCGCCGGTGCAGGACCGCGATGGCGAGGGCAAGGGCTTTACTCATAAAATGGGCGATGTGGTGTCGATCTCCACACCTGAACTGGGGACCTTGCAGAACCGCGTGCGGCTTTCCACCGAATGCCCGCCCTGGACCTATGGCGCAAGCCATTTGCTGCGCGATCTGGCCAAGGGCGGCTTGCTCTAG
- a CDS encoding OsmC family peroxiredoxin — protein MKMAAGEDILGNSGLPLFFPLKKTKTHKLPLPENRLGEAVRVAVRSLSVMQKEAVVVSARTGQAWRLASDEGAYLDGHDQAPCPLSFLSTGMVSSYMNEVLALAERRGIVIRQIRLVLDNFYTMKGSAIRGSMRGGAKDVELQAQIDSDADAATLQGLVCDAVAASPLNGLLRGHKDSLFALAHNGTQIKTARAPNIAGDMMADPGDVFAGIGPAAGDWGETVKRFDRMTPENENTKTFASGSLADRQDRLLHVRVHCTLLPDGQKEIVQYLYNPHGSVFRFRSDEVGADGTSRAPDALSYAAAGIGFCFMTQFGRYAKIVRKPLSEYRIVQDLHTSRGGASGDTGSAGAADPVETHVYLFSEQNDVFARQALDMAEQTCFLHALCKADLKARVRISGYDATLTP, from the coding sequence ATGAAGATGGCGGCAGGCGAAGACATTCTGGGCAATAGCGGTTTGCCGCTGTTTTTTCCGCTCAAGAAAACCAAAACACACAAACTGCCCCTGCCGGAAAACCGGCTGGGGGAAGCGGTGCGGGTCGCAGTGCGTTCGCTCTCGGTGATGCAGAAGGAGGCGGTTGTCGTCTCGGCGCGCACCGGGCAGGCGTGGCGGCTGGCTTCTGACGAGGGGGCTTATCTTGACGGGCATGATCAGGCCCCGTGCCCCTTGTCGTTTCTTTCCACCGGCATGGTCTCCTCCTATATGAATGAAGTGCTGGCGCTGGCAGAGCGACGCGGCATTGTTATTCGCCAGATCCGGCTGGTGCTGGACAATTTCTATACGATGAAGGGCTCTGCCATTCGCGGTTCAATGCGCGGCGGGGCCAAGGATGTGGAGCTGCAGGCGCAAATCGACAGCGATGCTGATGCGGCGACGCTGCAGGGGCTGGTATGCGATGCGGTGGCGGCGTCTCCGCTCAACGGGTTGCTGCGCGGCCACAAGGACAGCTTGTTTGCGCTGGCGCATAACGGGACGCAGATCAAAACGGCGCGGGCCCCCAATATTGCTGGCGACATGATGGCCGACCCCGGCGATGTGTTTGCCGGGATTGGGCCAGCTGCCGGGGATTGGGGCGAGACGGTGAAACGGTTCGACCGGATGACCCCGGAAAACGAGAATACCAAGACATTTGCCAGCGGTTCGCTGGCCGACCGGCAGGACCGGCTATTGCATGTCAGGGTGCATTGCACGCTATTGCCCGACGGGCAGAAGGAGATTGTGCAATATCTCTATAACCCGCATGGCAGCGTGTTTCGTTTCCGCTCGGATGAGGTGGGGGCGGATGGCACCAGCCGTGCGCCGGACGCGCTCAGCTATGCAGCGGCGGGCATCGGCTTTTGCTTTATGACCCAGTTCGGGCGTTATGCCAAAATCGTGCGCAAACCGCTTAGCGAATATCGCATCGTGCAGGATTTGCACACGTCGCGGGGCGGGGCCTCGGGCGATACGGGTAGTGCCGGTGCGGCAGATCCGGTGGAGACCCATGTTTATCTGTTTTCTGAGCAGAATGACGTTTTTGCGCGGCAGGCGCTGGATATGGCCGAGCAGACCTGTTTTTTGCACGCGCTGTGCAAGGCCGACCTGAAGGCGCGGGTGCGCATTTCCGGCTATGACGCGACGCTGACCCCTTGA
- the phnN gene encoding phosphonate metabolism protein/1,5-bisphosphokinase (PRPP-forming) PhnN: MTKPSGTFVLVVGPSGAGKDTLIAAAQKRLADNPDFVFPRRIVTRNAMVELEDHDSINRPTFERMRLNGDYALLWEAHGLGYILPRSIDAQLADGKTVICNVSRRVIDEARAKYPGTRVLLITADPTTRAARLAQRGRETEAEIKARLTRQPADIPQGIGVTIIDNSGALEDGVEAFLGALSAQATAGV; encoded by the coding sequence ATGACCAAACCTAGCGGCACATTCGTGCTCGTCGTCGGCCCATCGGGCGCGGGCAAGGACACGCTGATCGCCGCCGCGCAAAAGCGGCTGGCCGATAATCCAGATTTTGTCTTCCCCCGCCGCATCGTCACTCGCAATGCCATGGTTGAACTGGAAGATCATGACAGCATAAACCGCCCCACCTTCGAGCGCATGCGCCTCAATGGCGATTATGCCCTCTTATGGGAAGCCCACGGCCTCGGCTACATCCTGCCCCGCAGCATCGACGCGCAACTGGCAGACGGCAAAACCGTCATTTGCAATGTGTCGCGCCGGGTGATTGATGAGGCCCGCGCCAAATATCCCGGCACCCGCGTTCTGCTGATCACCGCCGACCCCACCACCCGCGCCGCCCGCCTGGCCCAGCGCGGCCGCGAAACCGAAGCCGAAATCAAAGCCCGCCTCACCCGCCAGCCCGCCGACATCCCGCAGGGGATCGGGGTGACAATAATCGACAATTCCGGCGCACTGGAAGACGGGGTGGAAGCGTTTTTGGGGGCTTTATCCGCCCAAGCAACGGCAGGCGTTTAA
- a CDS encoding alpha-D-ribose 1-methylphosphonate 5-triphosphate diphosphatase: MSALNFQNARIVLADEVLEGSLSTDNGLIAALDAGNGTIGEDFEGDYLVPGLVELHTDHLENHYHPRPKVFWNATAALQAHDAQVASSGITTVFDAVRIGSDADASYNLGEHVEILVDTIRAAKADDRLRADHFIHLRCELATADALEHFETYCDLDVVQLASLMDHTPGQRQFVTMDLYYAYYQGKTGRSDEEMKRFIAARIADQQEFSEANRRGIVSRGHANGLTLASHDDATQEHVDEAMRDGVRIAEFPTTREAAEGARNAGLSILMGAPNVVRGKSHSGNISATELARDGLLDVLSSDYVPFSLMHAAFELPQRVEGMELPQAINMVSKNPANAAGLTDRGEIAIGKRADFARVTMRGGVPIVRSVWRQGKRII; this comes from the coding sequence ATGTCCGCACTCAATTTCCAAAATGCCCGAATTGTCCTGGCCGATGAGGTTCTGGAAGGATCACTCTCCACCGACAACGGTTTGATCGCCGCGCTCGATGCGGGCAATGGCACCATCGGCGAAGATTTCGAGGGTGATTATCTCGTTCCCGGTCTGGTGGAATTGCACACCGATCACCTCGAAAACCATTATCATCCGCGCCCCAAGGTCTTCTGGAATGCCACCGCAGCCCTGCAGGCCCACGACGCGCAGGTCGCCTCTTCCGGCATCACCACCGTTTTCGACGCCGTGCGCATCGGTTCAGATGCCGACGCCAGCTATAATCTGGGCGAGCATGTCGAAATCCTGGTCGACACCATCCGCGCCGCCAAGGCAGACGACCGGCTGCGCGCCGACCATTTCATCCACCTGCGCTGCGAACTGGCCACCGCCGACGCGCTTGAGCATTTCGAGACCTATTGCGATCTCGACGTGGTGCAACTGGCCTCGCTGATGGACCACACGCCCGGCCAGCGCCAGTTCGTCACCATGGATCTTTACTACGCCTATTATCAGGGCAAGACCGGCCGCAGCGACGAAGAGATGAAACGCTTCATCGCCGCGCGTATTGCCGACCAGCAGGAATTTTCCGAAGCCAATCGCCGGGGCATTGTCAGCCGCGGCCACGCCAACGGCCTCACCCTTGCCAGCCATGACGACGCCACCCAGGAACATGTGGATGAAGCCATGCGCGATGGCGTGCGTATTGCCGAATTCCCCACCACGCGGGAAGCCGCAGAAGGTGCGCGCAATGCGGGCCTCTCCATTCTCATGGGCGCGCCCAATGTGGTGCGCGGCAAATCCCATTCCGGCAATATCTCCGCCACCGAACTGGCCCGCGACGGCCTGCTCGATGTGCTGAGCTCGGACTATGTCCCTTTCTCGCTGATGCATGCCGCCTTCGAATTGCCCCAGCGCGTCGAAGGCATGGAACTGCCCCAAGCCATCAACATGGTCTCAAAAAACCCCGCCAACGCCGCCGGCCTCACCGACCGGGGCGAAATCGCCATCGGCAAACGTGCCGATTTTGCCCGCGTCACCATGCGCGGTGGCGTGCCCATCGTCCGCTCGGTCTGGCGGCAGGGCAAGCGGATCATCTGA
- the phnL gene encoding phosphonate C-P lyase system protein PhnL, translated as MSDRPLLHIAKLGKGFTMHLQGGIRLPVVNNVSFEVYPGECVVLGGPSGAGKSSLLKMVYGNYAADSGSIEVLHRDEAVQMVAADPRLVLTVRQKTIGYVSQFLSVIPRVSAQDLVAEIAREWGADEADAAIAAGNMLARLNIPERLWSLPPATFSGGEQQRVNIARGFMGQHQLLLLDEPTASLDAINRAVVLSMIAEKKAAGVGMLGIFHDPETRDAVADRIVDVTLFAAAA; from the coding sequence ATGTCCGACCGTCCATTGCTGCACATCGCCAAACTCGGCAAGGGTTTCACCATGCATTTGCAGGGTGGCATCCGCCTACCCGTGGTCAACAATGTCTCGTTCGAGGTTTATCCCGGCGAATGCGTCGTCCTCGGCGGCCCCTCGGGCGCCGGCAAATCCTCGCTCTTAAAAATGGTCTATGGCAATTACGCCGCCGATAGCGGCAGCATCGAAGTGCTGCATCGCGACGAGGCCGTGCAAATGGTCGCCGCCGATCCGCGCCTGGTGCTCACCGTCCGGCAAAAAACCATCGGCTATGTCAGCCAGTTCCTCTCGGTCATCCCGCGCGTTTCCGCCCAGGATCTGGTGGCCGAAATCGCCCGCGAATGGGGCGCCGATGAAGCCGATGCCGCCATTGCCGCCGGCAACATGCTGGCCCGGCTCAATATCCCCGAACGGCTCTGGTCCCTGCCCCCGGCCACCTTTTCCGGTGGCGAACAGCAGCGGGTGAATATTGCCCGCGGCTTCATGGGCCAGCACCAGCTCTTGCTGCTCGATGAACCCACCGCCTCGCTCGACGCCATAAACCGCGCCGTGGTATTGTCGATGATCGCCGAAAAAAAGGCCGCCGGGGTTGGCATGCTCGGCATTTTCCACGATCCGGAAACTCGCGACGCCGTGGCCGACCGGATTGTCGACGTCACCCTGTTCGCCGCCGCAGCATGA
- the phnK gene encoding phosphonate C-P lyase system protein PhnK — MTAEQPLLTVRGLSHYYGNQLGCRDVDFDLYPGEVLAIVGESGSGKTTLLNCLSTQLTPSEGSAVYRFRDGNRKNLFCMSEAEQRTLLRTDWGFVRQNPREGLRMGVSAGANVGERLMAIGNRHYGNIRETAIDWLQRVEISADRIDDTPRTFSGGMQQRLQIARNLVTGPRLVFMDEPTGGLDVSVQARLLDLIRRLVADMGLAIIIVTHDLAVARLLSHRIMVMKDGKVIETGLTDQVLDDPHQAYTQLLVSSILQVGA; from the coding sequence ATGACCGCCGAACAACCGCTCCTCACCGTGCGTGGACTCTCCCATTATTACGGCAACCAGCTCGGCTGCCGCGATGTCGATTTCGATCTTTATCCCGGCGAAGTCCTCGCCATTGTGGGCGAAAGCGGCTCGGGCAAGACCACCCTGCTCAATTGCCTTTCCACCCAGCTAACCCCGAGCGAGGGCAGCGCCGTCTATCGCTTCCGCGACGGCAATCGCAAGAACCTGTTTTGCATGAGCGAAGCCGAACAGCGCACCCTGTTGCGCACCGATTGGGGCTTTGTCCGCCAGAACCCGCGCGAAGGCCTGCGCATGGGCGTCTCTGCCGGGGCCAATGTCGGCGAGCGGCTGATGGCCATCGGCAACCGCCATTATGGCAATATCCGCGAAACCGCCATCGACTGGCTGCAACGGGTGGAAATCAGCGCCGATCGCATTGACGATACCCCGCGCACCTTTTCCGGCGGCATGCAGCAACGCCTCCAGATTGCCCGCAATCTCGTCACCGGCCCCCGCCTCGTCTTCATGGACGAGCCAACCGGCGGGCTTGATGTTTCGGTGCAGGCGCGCCTGCTCGATCTGATCCGCCGCCTTGTCGCCGATATGGGGCTGGCTATCATCATCGTCACCCATGATCTGGCCGTGGCCCGCCTGCTCTCCCACCGCATCATGGTGATGAAGGATGGCAAGGTCATCGAAACCGGCCTGACCGATCAGGTGCTCGATGATCCGCATCAGGCCTATACCCAGTTGCTCGTCTCCTCCATCCTGCAAGTAGGGGCCTGA
- a CDS encoding alpha-D-ribose 1-methylphosphonate 5-phosphate C-P-lyase PhnJ gives MSLDTLSATAPAYNFAYLDEQTKRMIRRAILKGIAIPGYQVPFAAREMPMPYGWGTGGVQVTAAILGPDDVLKVIDQGSDDTTNAVAIRNFFARTAGVAMTAATAEASIIQTRHRIPEEALTENQVLVFQVPIPEPLRFLEPRETETRKMHALSEYGLMHVKLYEDIARHGHIATTYAYPVMVEGRYVMDPSPTPKFDNPKMHKMAALQLFGAGREKRIYALPPYTDVVSLDFEDHPFSAQEWPDTECAMCGAENVYFDEVILDDKGSRMFVCSDSDYCETRQAEGHYGPQHAEYKERLK, from the coding sequence ATGAGCCTCGACACCCTCTCGGCCACAGCCCCGGCCTATAATTTCGCCTATCTCGACGAACAGACCAAGCGCATGATCCGCCGGGCCATTCTCAAGGGCATTGCCATTCCCGGCTATCAGGTGCCGTTTGCCGCCCGCGAAATGCCCATGCCCTATGGCTGGGGCACCGGCGGCGTACAGGTCACCGCCGCCATCCTTGGCCCCGATGACGTCCTCAAGGTCATCGATCAGGGCTCGGACGACACCACCAATGCCGTCGCCATCCGCAATTTCTTCGCCCGCACCGCCGGTGTGGCCATGACGGCAGCGACGGCTGAGGCCTCCATCATCCAGACCCGCCACCGCATTCCCGAGGAAGCGCTGACCGAAAATCAGGTTCTGGTGTTTCAGGTCCCCATCCCTGAGCCCTTACGTTTTCTCGAACCGCGCGAGACCGAGACCCGCAAGATGCATGCCCTCTCTGAATACGGGCTGATGCATGTCAAGCTCTATGAGGACATTGCCCGGCACGGCCACATCGCCACCACCTATGCCTATCCGGTCATGGTCGAGGGCCGCTATGTCATGGACCCCTCGCCAACGCCGAAGTTCGACAACCCCAAAATGCATAAAATGGCAGCGCTGCAGCTTTTCGGCGCGGGCCGCGAAAAGCGCATCTACGCCCTGCCCCCCTATACCGATGTGGTCAGCCTCGATTTCGAGGATCACCCGTTCTCGGCACAGGAATGGCCGGATACCGAATGCGCCATGTGCGGCGCGGAAAATGTCTATTTCGACGAGGTCATTCTCGATGACAAGGGCAGCCGCATGTTTGTCTGCTCGGACAGCGATTATTGCGAAACCCGCCAGGCCGAAGGCCATTACGGCCCGCAACACGCCGAATACAAGGAGCGCCTGAAATGA
- a CDS encoding carbon-phosphorus lyase complex subunit PhnI, which translates to MYVAVKGGEKAIRNAHKLFASKRRGKANVPGLTIEQITEQLSFAIDRVMGEGSLFDRGLAAMAIRQAQGDMIEAIFLVRAYRTTLPRFGYSVPVETAKMHVERRISAAYKDLPGGQLLGPTFDYSQRLIDFDLDPEAPAPTPDQSETIETGPMPRVTDLLGADGMMEPDPEDHPEGLVGDLTRDPLSFPADRDLRLQNLARGDEGFLLALAYSTQRGYARTHPFAGEIRMGDVDVSFFAEEVGFEIPIGRITLTECQMINQFKGSAKAPPQFTRGYGLVFGHSERKAMSMALVDRALRWKELGEEQTAPAQDEEFVMSHSDNIQASGFVEHLKLPHYVDFQAELDLIRMMHKEGADRDTDSAQQEAAE; encoded by the coding sequence ATGTATGTTGCCGTAAAGGGCGGTGAAAAGGCCATCCGCAACGCCCACAAGCTGTTCGCCAGCAAGCGGCGCGGCAAGGCCAATGTGCCCGGCCTCACCATTGAACAGATCACCGAACAGCTCTCCTTCGCCATCGACCGGGTAATGGGGGAAGGCTCGCTGTTTGATCGGGGCTTGGCCGCCATGGCCATCCGTCAGGCCCAGGGCGACATGATCGAGGCGATCTTTCTGGTCCGCGCCTATCGCACCACCCTGCCGCGTTTCGGCTATTCGGTGCCGGTCGAAACCGCCAAAATGCATGTGGAGCGCCGCATTTCCGCCGCCTACAAGGATTTGCCCGGCGGCCAGTTGCTCGGCCCGACTTTCGATTATTCCCAGCGCCTGATCGATTTTGATCTCGACCCGGAAGCGCCGGCCCCCACACCCGACCAGTCCGAAACCATTGAAACCGGCCCCATGCCCCGCGTCACCGACCTGCTCGGTGCCGATGGCATGATGGAGCCGGACCCCGAAGACCATCCCGAGGGCCTTGTCGGCGATCTGACCCGCGACCCGCTCAGCTTTCCCGCCGACCGCGACCTGCGCCTGCAAAATCTGGCCCGGGGCGACGAGGGTTTCCTGCTGGCCCTGGCCTATTCCACCCAGCGCGGCTATGCCCGCACCCACCCCTTTGCCGGCGAAATCCGCATGGGCGATGTCGATGTCAGCTTCTTTGCCGAGGAAGTCGGCTTTGAAATCCCCATTGGCCGCATCACCCTCACCGAGTGCCAGATGATCAACCAGTTCAAGGGCTCGGCAAAAGCCCCGCCCCAGTTCACCCGCGGCTATGGTCTGGTGTTCGGTCATTCAGAACGCAAGGCCATGTCCATGGCGCTGGTCGACAGGGCGCTGCGCTGGAAAGAGCTCGGCGAGGAACAAACCGCCCCGGCCCAGGACGAGGAATTCGTCATGTCCCATTCCGACAACATTCAGGCCTCCGGCTTCGTCGAACATCTCAAATTGCCGCATTACGTGGATTTCCAGGCCGAACTCGACCTGATCCGCATGATGCACAAGGAAGGCGCCGATCGCGACACCGATAGCGCACAGCAGGAGGCGGCAGAATGA